A portion of the Pseudarthrobacter defluvii genome contains these proteins:
- a CDS encoding WhiB family transcriptional regulator: MDWRNRAACLDKDPELFFPVGNTGPALLQIEEAKSVCRRCPVVDTCLQWALESGQDAGVWGGMSEDERRALKRRAARARRAS, encoded by the coding sequence ATGGATTGGCGTAATCGCGCAGCGTGCCTCGACAAGGACCCGGAACTGTTCTTCCCCGTTGGGAATACAGGGCCGGCCCTCCTGCAGATCGAGGAAGCCAAGAGCGTCTGCCGGCGGTGCCCCGTCGTGGACACATGCCTGCAGTGGGCGCTGGAATCCGGCCAGGATGCCGGTGTGTGGGGCGGCATGAGCGAAGACGAGCGCCGCGCCCTGAAACGGCGCGCTGCCCGTGCCCGCCGCGCCTCCTAG
- a CDS encoding sensor histidine kinase: MAIFTDPIREHADFGPGDAEWLHLLVGDWQMVADLAFADLALWFPHPELGYIALAHVRPSTTHTAFHSDFVGEGIRSDLQPLVDRAWNSRTIERSSETNWNSEMALRVEAVPMVRNGRTLAVVTTHMDLSSSRMPSRLELTYRQCAYDLLRMGTLGLWPDFASPTGSRRGAPRVGDGLIRLDADGVVQYASPNGVSAFRRLGDGESLEGRSLAEVTAGLLKDRRMVDETLPLVVTGRMPWRSEIESRGVSLSLRAIPLRDEQQRFGALVLCRDVSELRRREMELVTKDATIREIHHRVKNNLQTVAALLRMQSRRMRSDEAKQGLEQAMRRVATIALVHETLSQGLTQSVDFDELIGRQFRLSAEVASPSQQVRTEREGTFGELPSDLATPLALVINELVTNAVEHGLEGRAGTVWLVADRSEGEDGEELTVTIADDGVGLPETPHVEGLGLQIVRTLVTSELGGTITWQRREGGGTEVKIRLSLAGK, encoded by the coding sequence GTGGCAATCTTTACGGACCCCATCAGGGAACACGCTGATTTCGGGCCGGGCGATGCCGAATGGCTGCACCTCCTGGTGGGGGACTGGCAGATGGTGGCGGACCTGGCGTTCGCCGACCTGGCGCTGTGGTTCCCCCACCCGGAGCTTGGCTACATTGCGCTGGCGCACGTGCGGCCCTCCACCACCCACACGGCGTTCCACAGCGACTTTGTGGGCGAAGGCATCAGGTCCGATCTGCAGCCACTTGTGGACAGGGCGTGGAACAGCAGGACCATCGAGCGTTCCAGCGAGACGAACTGGAACAGCGAGATGGCCCTGCGGGTGGAGGCCGTTCCCATGGTCCGCAATGGCAGGACCCTTGCGGTGGTCACCACGCACATGGACTTGTCCAGCTCCCGGATGCCGTCCCGGCTGGAACTGACGTACCGCCAGTGCGCGTACGACCTCCTGCGGATGGGAACCCTGGGGTTGTGGCCGGACTTTGCCTCACCCACCGGGTCCCGCCGGGGCGCCCCCCGTGTGGGGGACGGGCTGATCAGGCTGGATGCCGACGGCGTGGTGCAGTATGCCAGCCCCAATGGCGTGTCGGCCTTCCGGCGGTTGGGTGACGGCGAGTCCCTGGAGGGCCGTTCGCTCGCTGAGGTGACGGCCGGCCTGCTGAAAGACCGCCGGATGGTTGATGAAACCCTGCCGCTGGTGGTGACCGGCCGCATGCCGTGGCGCAGCGAAATTGAGTCCCGGGGGGTGAGCCTGTCCCTGCGGGCCATTCCGCTCCGTGATGAGCAGCAGCGGTTTGGCGCGCTGGTGCTCTGCCGCGACGTCTCCGAATTGCGCCGTCGTGAGATGGAGCTGGTAACTAAGGACGCCACCATCCGGGAGATCCACCACCGGGTCAAGAACAATCTTCAGACCGTTGCTGCGCTCCTGCGGATGCAGTCCCGCCGCATGAGGAGCGACGAGGCAAAGCAGGGCTTGGAACAGGCAATGCGACGTGTTGCCACCATTGCGCTGGTTCACGAAACCTTGTCGCAGGGCCTCACCCAAAGCGTCGATTTCGACGAGCTGATCGGGCGCCAGTTCCGGCTGTCCGCGGAGGTGGCGTCCCCCTCCCAGCAGGTCCGGACCGAGCGGGAGGGCACGTTTGGCGAACTCCCCAGCGATCTCGCAACCCCTCTTGCCCTGGTCATCAACGAACTGGTGACCAACGCCGTAGAGCACGGACTTGAGGGCAGGGCGGGAACAGTATGGCTTGTTGCCGACCGGTCCGAAGGTGAAGACGGTGAGGAGTTGACGGTCACCATTGCCGACGACGGCGTGGGACTTCCCGAAACCCCGCACGTTGAGGGACTGGGCCTGCAGATCGTGCGGACCTTGGTCACCAGTGAACTGGGCGGCACCATCACGTGGCAGCGCCGCGAGGGCGGCGGCACCGAAGTCAAGATCCGGCTGAGCCTGGCCGGCAAGTAA
- a CDS encoding NAD-glutamate dehydrogenase: MSSGSSVEDQPLSIEGLEGFMGDYYQHLAEEDARSYPRDVLEARAEEHRRAASVRQPGQARISIVDEEDSSVIFVVTDDMPFLVDSVNAELVRQHAAIKLVVHPLFVATRNRESGELVKVNRVPAHLGISSGDTAAMPNLSHLIAQGENASHMESWIAVEIQRVPDETKTSLLEGLTRVLNDVRAAVEDWPRMRQKALEIAESLDRVANSTQIAELRQAKDLLRWLDDGNFTFLGYREYDLLNVDGEDVLELREDSGLGLLRAAADSPHIQHLTDTGRKKAREKRALVITKANSRSTVHRSAYLDYIGIKSFDAAGNVNGERRFIGLFATSAYAGSVRDIPIVREKVDAVLQNAGFPPDSHSGKDLLGILETYPRDELFQIEVPDLAATALGIQKLQERRRTRLFLRPDIYGRFMSAVVYLPRDRYTTNVRLRIEQELRETFQAVSIDYEARMTESALARLFFRIRLPKDADVSHVNSDELEKRLVRAARSWSEGIAEVLREGRDAAEAKELAAIWAEAFPASYRVDYEVEDALEDIARFEKYGAAAERSTGERQDRPGVHVYLPEGAGATLEEDARVKLYMLEPKSLSQILPYFHNLGLEVLDERPFEIETADHRDFFLYDLGLKYPGAVDPMSTGELLAESFGAAVTGAAESDSFDRLVLREGLHWRQITVLRAYARYMRQMGNSSSFGFMADTLLANPDVTRGLTALFAARFDPALAEDSREEAQASVRQELAASIEKVATLDADRVLRTFVNLIEATLRTNFYQDKPHLSFKLDPAQIEGLPFPRPMFEIWVYAPRVEGVHLRFGKVARGGLRWSDRREDFRTEILGLVKAQTVKNAVIVPTGAKGGFFAKQLPDPSTDRAAWMAEGVESYKTFIRGLLDLTDNLLTEGDGQRLVPPSNVVRHDDDDSYLVVAADKGTATFSDIANGLSAEYGFWLGDAFASGGSVGYDHKAMGITARGAWESVKRHFSELDLDTQTEPFTVVGVGDMSGDVFGNGMLLSRHIRLLAAFDHRHIFLDPNPDEESSFAERQRLFELPRSSWDDYDKSLISEGGGIFARQAKSIPVSAQVRTALGLPAETTELSPPELLRAILLAPADLLYNGGIGTYVKASSESNASVGDKANDAIRVNGRDLRVKVVGEGGNLGMTQRGRIEAALQGVILNTDAIDNSAGVDCSDHEVNIKIFVDRMVAAGRLPADERADFLASMTDEVGRLVLEDNIDQNILLLNDRTRVAEWSPSYERLMDWLEKSADLNRDLEALPSTETLRERLQQGQGLTSPELSVLAAYAKIELASALRDSELADDPWFRGTLRSYFPHQLRERFDAELDTHPLRREIIATVVANDMINLGGITFAFRVMEETSASEVAVAKAFVALREVYELDAMVSELNSLPASFPTEHWSAVHLDIRRLLDRAVRWLLSQESVSRPIAEVVSEFKPLMDPMRARLLDYLRGDDRERVAAWLAKGREWQLPEDLALRWAELFESFVLLDIAKIGRSRKDPVEEIAAVYYTVFNRFHADSLLERISSLPRQDRWQALARAALRDDLYSTVSDMTTAVLDATSAAESPDARLKDWEAQNAEQLGRAKSMFDEVNALEADDMASLSVALRLLRSIVRR; this comes from the coding sequence ATGTCGTCTGGATCCAGTGTGGAGGACCAGCCCCTCTCCATTGAAGGCCTTGAGGGTTTCATGGGGGACTACTACCAGCACCTGGCTGAGGAGGATGCGCGGAGCTACCCGCGTGATGTGCTGGAGGCCCGGGCTGAAGAGCACCGCCGCGCGGCTTCCGTGAGGCAACCCGGACAGGCCAGGATCTCGATTGTCGATGAAGAAGACAGCAGCGTCATCTTTGTCGTCACCGACGACATGCCATTTCTGGTCGATTCGGTAAACGCCGAACTTGTCCGGCAGCACGCGGCCATCAAACTCGTCGTCCACCCGCTTTTCGTGGCTACCCGCAACCGGGAAAGCGGTGAGCTGGTCAAGGTGAACAGGGTGCCCGCACACCTCGGGATTTCCAGCGGGGACACCGCTGCGATGCCCAACCTTTCCCACCTCATCGCGCAGGGGGAGAACGCCTCCCACATGGAATCGTGGATCGCCGTCGAAATCCAGCGCGTCCCGGACGAAACGAAGACGTCGCTGCTCGAGGGCCTGACCCGCGTGCTGAACGATGTCCGGGCCGCCGTGGAGGACTGGCCCAGGATGCGCCAGAAGGCGCTGGAAATCGCCGAAAGCCTGGACCGGGTGGCCAACTCTACGCAAATTGCCGAGCTCCGGCAGGCGAAGGACCTGTTGCGGTGGCTGGACGACGGGAACTTCACGTTCCTCGGGTACCGAGAATACGACCTGCTCAACGTGGACGGGGAAGACGTCCTCGAATTGCGCGAGGACAGCGGGCTCGGGCTGTTACGTGCCGCCGCAGACTCCCCCCACATCCAGCACCTGACCGATACCGGCCGCAAGAAGGCACGGGAAAAGCGTGCGCTCGTCATCACCAAAGCCAACTCGCGTTCCACCGTTCACCGTTCCGCCTACCTGGACTACATCGGCATCAAAAGCTTTGACGCTGCTGGGAACGTCAACGGCGAACGGCGCTTCATCGGACTCTTCGCCACCAGCGCCTACGCCGGCTCCGTCCGCGACATTCCCATCGTCCGGGAAAAGGTGGACGCCGTGCTGCAGAACGCAGGCTTCCCGCCGGACTCGCACTCCGGCAAGGACCTGCTGGGAATTCTGGAAACCTATCCCCGTGACGAGCTGTTCCAGATCGAAGTCCCCGACCTTGCCGCCACCGCGCTGGGAATCCAAAAGCTGCAGGAACGGCGGCGCACCCGCCTGTTCCTGAGGCCCGACATCTACGGCCGCTTCATGTCTGCCGTCGTCTACCTGCCCCGCGACCGCTACACCACCAACGTCAGGCTCCGTATTGAGCAGGAACTGAGGGAAACGTTCCAGGCAGTCTCGATCGACTACGAAGCCCGGATGACCGAATCGGCACTCGCGCGGCTCTTCTTCCGCATCCGCCTGCCCAAGGACGCCGACGTCAGCCATGTCAACAGCGATGAGCTGGAAAAGCGCCTGGTCCGGGCCGCACGGTCTTGGAGCGAAGGCATCGCGGAAGTCCTGCGCGAGGGCCGGGATGCAGCCGAGGCCAAGGAACTTGCTGCCATCTGGGCCGAGGCGTTTCCTGCCAGCTACCGGGTGGACTACGAAGTAGAGGACGCGCTGGAGGATATTGCGCGTTTTGAGAAGTACGGGGCTGCGGCCGAGCGAAGCACCGGCGAGCGTCAGGACCGGCCCGGCGTGCATGTGTACCTTCCCGAAGGTGCCGGTGCCACGCTGGAGGAGGATGCCCGGGTCAAGCTCTACATGCTGGAGCCCAAGAGCCTGAGCCAGATCCTGCCGTACTTCCACAACCTCGGACTTGAGGTCCTGGATGAGCGCCCGTTCGAAATCGAAACGGCGGACCACCGGGACTTCTTCCTGTACGACCTGGGCCTTAAGTACCCGGGGGCAGTGGACCCGATGTCCACGGGAGAGTTGCTGGCTGAGTCCTTTGGCGCGGCCGTCACCGGCGCCGCGGAATCAGACAGCTTTGACCGCCTGGTGCTGCGGGAAGGCCTGCACTGGCGGCAAATCACGGTGCTGCGCGCGTACGCCCGCTACATGCGGCAGATGGGCAACAGCAGTTCCTTCGGCTTCATGGCTGACACGCTCCTTGCCAACCCTGACGTGACCAGGGGCCTGACCGCGCTCTTTGCGGCCCGCTTTGACCCGGCGCTGGCGGAAGACAGCCGTGAAGAGGCCCAGGCGTCCGTGCGGCAGGAACTCGCAGCCTCCATTGAGAAGGTGGCAACGCTCGACGCCGACCGCGTGCTGCGGACTTTCGTCAACCTGATCGAGGCGACCCTCCGCACCAACTTTTACCAGGACAAGCCGCACCTCAGCTTCAAGCTGGATCCGGCGCAGATCGAAGGGCTGCCTTTCCCGCGGCCAATGTTTGAAATCTGGGTTTACGCTCCCCGGGTGGAAGGTGTGCACCTTCGCTTTGGCAAGGTGGCGCGCGGCGGGCTCCGCTGGTCCGACCGTCGGGAGGATTTCCGGACCGAAATCCTGGGCCTGGTCAAGGCGCAGACAGTCAAGAACGCCGTCATCGTGCCCACGGGCGCAAAGGGCGGTTTCTTCGCCAAGCAACTCCCGGACCCGTCCACGGACCGTGCCGCCTGGATGGCGGAAGGCGTCGAAAGCTACAAGACGTTCATCCGGGGCCTGCTGGACCTTACCGACAACCTCCTGACCGAAGGTGACGGCCAGCGGCTTGTGCCGCCGTCGAACGTTGTCAGGCATGACGACGACGACTCCTACCTTGTAGTTGCCGCCGACAAGGGCACGGCTACTTTCTCCGACATCGCCAACGGCCTGTCAGCGGAGTACGGCTTCTGGCTGGGCGACGCCTTTGCCTCGGGCGGTTCCGTGGGCTACGACCACAAAGCGATGGGCATCACGGCGCGCGGCGCCTGGGAATCGGTGAAGCGGCACTTCAGCGAGCTGGACCTTGATACCCAGACCGAACCGTTCACCGTGGTGGGCGTGGGTGACATGTCCGGGGATGTCTTCGGTAACGGGATGCTCCTGTCCCGGCACATCCGCCTGCTTGCCGCATTCGACCACCGTCACATCTTCCTGGATCCCAATCCGGATGAGGAATCCTCGTTTGCGGAGCGGCAGCGGCTGTTCGAGCTGCCCCGGTCCTCCTGGGACGACTATGACAAGTCACTGATCAGCGAAGGGGGCGGGATTTTTGCCCGCCAGGCCAAGTCCATCCCGGTATCCGCGCAGGTGCGCACCGCACTTGGGCTGCCGGCGGAAACCACTGAACTGAGCCCGCCGGAACTCCTGCGTGCCATCCTGCTGGCACCGGCCGACCTGCTGTACAACGGCGGAATCGGGACCTACGTCAAGGCAAGCTCAGAGTCCAACGCCTCTGTGGGGGACAAGGCCAACGACGCGATCCGCGTCAACGGCCGGGACCTGCGCGTCAAGGTGGTCGGCGAGGGTGGAAACCTGGGCATGACGCAGCGCGGCCGTATCGAGGCAGCCCTGCAGGGTGTCATCCTTAACACGGACGCCATTGACAACTCCGCGGGCGTGGACTGCTCGGACCACGAGGTCAACATCAAGATCTTCGTGGACCGGATGGTCGCTGCCGGCAGGCTGCCCGCCGATGAACGCGCGGACTTCCTGGCCTCGATGACCGACGAAGTGGGTCGCCTGGTCCTGGAAGACAACATCGACCAGAACATCCTGCTCCTGAACGACCGCACCCGGGTGGCGGAGTGGAGCCCCAGCTATGAACGGCTCATGGACTGGCTGGAGAAGAGCGCCGACCTGAACCGTGACCTGGAGGCGCTGCCTTCCACGGAAACCCTTCGGGAGCGGCTGCAGCAGGGCCAGGGGCTGACCTCCCCGGAGTTGTCGGTGCTGGCCGCCTACGCCAAGATCGAGCTGGCGTCGGCCCTGCGGGACAGTGAACTCGCCGACGATCCGTGGTTCCGTGGGACGCTGCGCTCCTACTTCCCGCACCAGTTGCGCGAACGTTTCGACGCCGAGCTGGACACCCATCCGCTGCGCCGCGAAATCATCGCCACCGTGGTGGCGAACGACATGATCAACCTGGGCGGCATCACCTTCGCCTTCCGGGTGATGGAGGAAACGTCGGCCAGCGAAGTGGCGGTGGCCAAGGCTTTCGTGGCCCTGCGTGAGGTGTACGAACTCGACGCGATGGTGTCGGAACTGAACAGCCTGCCCGCTTCGTTCCCCACCGAGCATTGGAGCGCCGTCCACCTGGACATCCGCCGGCTCCTGGACCGGGCAGTCCGGTGGCTGCTCAGCCAGGAAAGTGTTTCGCGCCCCATCGCCGAGGTGGTGTCCGAGTTCAAGCCGCTGATGGATCCGATGCGGGCCCGGCTGCTCGACTATCTGCGCGGCGATGACCGCGAGCGGGTGGCGGCGTGGCTGGCCAAGGGCCGTGAGTGGCAGCTTCCCGAAGACCTTGCCCTGCGCTGGGCCGAGCTGTTCGAGAGCTTCGTGCTGCTGGACATCGCCAAGATCGGCCGCTCCCGCAAGGACCCTGTCGAGGAGATCGCGGCTGTCTACTACACGGTCTTCAACCGCTTCCATGCGGACTCGCTGCTGGAACGGATCAGCAGCCTGCCCCGGCAGGACCGGTGGCAGGCGCTGGCCCGCGCCGCCTTGCGCGATGACCTCTACTCGACAGTGTCGGATATGACGACGGCGGTGCTGGACGCCACGTCCGCCGCCGAGTCACCCGACGCGCGGCTCAAGGACTGGGAGGCCCAGAATGCCGAGCAGCTGGGCCGGGCCAAGAGCATGTTCGATGAGGTGAACGCCCTGGAGGCCGACGACATGGCCTCACTGTCGGTAGCATTGAGGCTCTTGAGGTCAATCGTCCGACGCTAG
- a CDS encoding AAA family ATPase, protein MNIPVVTVGQSREDLVGGLERLHGPVTVVRRCAELPELLAACQSGLARAAVVADGSEGLTASLVDRLGAVGVAVIALTDNAEEAVRLRKIGVASALTGVESAELSDRIADAVAQLTGGARPASLSAAADPGAALATDPVESEQEAEGRGSGRLIVVWGPAGSPGRTTVAVNIAGEMAADGQDVLLVDADTYGASVAAVLGLLDESAGLAQACRLADHGQLDADALRKVAATVATASGQFRVLTGITRADRWTEIRATALARVLERGREIAEVVVVDTGFCLEADEELSFDTMAPRRNAATLRPLELADTVYAIGAADPVGVPRMVRALAELEDAVPQASPTVLMNKVRSSSVGRDPERQLRDAWERYGPASELRAFLPHDPRAADAALLAGSLLLEAAPDSELRRAIRGLVCAPDQQKRRSSVFSSTPRRRAKD, encoded by the coding sequence ATGAACATCCCCGTCGTCACCGTCGGCCAAAGCCGTGAGGACCTGGTTGGCGGTCTCGAAAGACTGCACGGTCCGGTCACGGTGGTACGCCGGTGCGCGGAACTTCCCGAACTGCTGGCGGCCTGCCAGAGCGGACTTGCCCGGGCGGCCGTGGTTGCCGATGGGTCCGAGGGGTTGACTGCTTCCCTGGTTGACCGGCTTGGTGCAGTAGGCGTCGCGGTCATCGCGCTGACCGACAATGCAGAGGAGGCGGTGAGGCTCCGCAAAATTGGCGTTGCCTCGGCGTTGACGGGGGTCGAGTCGGCAGAGCTTTCGGACAGGATCGCCGACGCAGTCGCTCAACTTACGGGTGGGGCCCGTCCGGCCAGCCTCAGCGCAGCCGCTGACCCCGGAGCTGCGCTGGCAACCGATCCTGTTGAGTCGGAGCAGGAGGCTGAAGGGCGCGGAAGCGGAAGGCTCATCGTCGTCTGGGGACCAGCAGGCTCGCCCGGAAGGACCACGGTGGCGGTGAACATCGCCGGGGAGATGGCCGCCGACGGCCAGGACGTCCTCCTGGTCGACGCCGACACCTACGGCGCCAGCGTCGCTGCAGTACTTGGTCTCCTGGACGAGTCAGCCGGGCTGGCCCAGGCGTGCAGGCTCGCCGATCACGGGCAGCTGGATGCCGATGCACTCCGGAAGGTTGCCGCCACGGTCGCTACGGCATCAGGACAGTTCCGGGTGCTGACGGGTATCACCCGGGCGGACCGTTGGACAGAAATCCGTGCCACAGCGCTGGCGCGGGTCCTCGAAAGGGGCCGGGAGATCGCCGAAGTGGTGGTGGTCGATACCGGCTTCTGCCTGGAAGCCGACGAGGAACTAAGCTTCGACACCATGGCGCCGCGCCGGAACGCGGCCACACTGCGGCCGTTGGAGCTGGCGGACACCGTCTACGCCATAGGCGCTGCCGATCCCGTGGGCGTACCCCGGATGGTACGCGCGCTCGCCGAGCTCGAAGACGCGGTTCCGCAGGCGTCACCCACTGTCCTGATGAACAAAGTGCGTTCCTCCTCCGTCGGGAGGGATCCTGAGCGCCAACTGCGCGATGCATGGGAAAGATACGGGCCGGCCTCGGAACTGAGGGCATTCTTGCCCCATGATCCCCGCGCTGCCGACGCCGCACTCCTGGCAGGGTCCCTCCTGCTGGAGGCCGCCCCGGATTCTGAACTGCGCCGTGCAATCCGCGGACTCGTTTGTGCACCAGACCAGCAAAAGCGGAGATCCTCTGTATTTTCTTCCACACCACGGCGAAGGGCGAAGGACTAG
- a CDS encoding helix-turn-helix domain-containing protein has protein sequence MPRFLTLADVAEQLQINSPAAYALVRSGELKAIQVGGRGQWRVEEKMLEQYIEERYAEASRMIQESRSKSV, from the coding sequence ATGCCAAGGTTCCTCACGCTTGCCGACGTAGCAGAGCAGCTCCAGATCAACTCCCCTGCCGCGTACGCCTTGGTCCGCAGCGGCGAACTGAAAGCCATCCAGGTGGGCGGCCGCGGGCAGTGGCGGGTGGAAGAAAAAATGCTGGAGCAGTACATCGAGGAACGCTACGCCGAGGCCAGTCGCATGATCCAGGAATCACGCTCCAAGTCTGTTTGA
- a CDS encoding LysM peptidoglycan-binding domain-containing protein produces the protein MGPSEEAKWSDAFMALGLLVLGILLCFLGVGLLGQWQDSAARNQDAPVSVLLGAAAAAAGMALLLWWVFSILTAGASVLLERFGRGHAAASARSLSPAFMQRAVVAALSLQLVAGAAANAAPATPGPAWTPTQAYAASVPSQPAPAGTVAEGGRSLGAGGMQVPSPTVAAKEAPRGPEDAAMARSSRSELPDATLHPGWQPAPPVVEPGLLAGPQVRDASGPALSGQATSVAVLAGDTLWGIVATYLGPEASDVEVALEWPRWYAANRALIGGSPDVLLPGQILQAPAAS, from the coding sequence ATGGGCCCCTCCGAAGAGGCAAAGTGGTCCGATGCCTTCATGGCACTGGGTCTTCTGGTGCTGGGCATTCTGCTTTGCTTCCTGGGGGTTGGCCTGCTTGGACAGTGGCAGGACTCCGCAGCCCGCAACCAGGACGCACCCGTGAGTGTTCTTCTGGGGGCGGCCGCAGCTGCAGCCGGCATGGCCCTTTTGCTGTGGTGGGTCTTTTCGATCCTGACCGCAGGCGCCTCGGTTCTGCTGGAACGCTTCGGACGAGGCCATGCCGCGGCGTCGGCCCGCAGTCTGTCTCCGGCCTTCATGCAGCGGGCAGTGGTTGCCGCACTGTCGCTGCAGCTGGTGGCAGGAGCCGCGGCGAATGCCGCACCGGCCACGCCCGGGCCTGCGTGGACCCCCACACAGGCATATGCGGCGTCAGTCCCATCGCAACCTGCGCCCGCAGGCACTGTTGCGGAGGGAGGTAGGAGCCTGGGCGCCGGCGGCATGCAGGTCCCTTCGCCAACCGTGGCTGCAAAAGAAGCGCCAAGAGGCCCTGAAGACGCTGCGATGGCGCGGAGTTCCCGCAGCGAGCTCCCCGATGCCACGCTCCACCCCGGCTGGCAGCCTGCTCCCCCGGTGGTGGAACCCGGTTTGCTGGCCGGACCTCAGGTGAGAGATGCCTCCGGTCCAGCCCTAAGTGGCCAGGCAACTTCAGTAGCCGTGCTGGCCGGCGACACACTATGGGGCATCGTGGCGACCTATCTGGGGCCTGAGGCATCGGACGTGGAGGTGGCCCTTGAATGGCCGCGGTGGTACGCAGCAAACCGCGCCCTGATCGGCGGAAGCCCCGACGTCCTGCTTCCCGGCCAAATACTGCAGGCGCCTGCGGCGTCGTAG
- a CDS encoding Rv3235 family protein has product MTAATPVRTVRGLAATTGNGGKGTAETRPAPAPIAQPPGAKPSLQPVNEAAEVRAITRGTIQASMEVLAGIRPVHQLARRLDPRCLAALQHRAALIRRELTRTGNPALARLHRNSTVRSVRVCEVADGIYEASAVVVDDVRARAVAVRLERSKQVWRIVELVIG; this is encoded by the coding sequence ATGACTGCAGCGACACCTGTCCGGACCGTCCGGGGGCTTGCCGCCACTACGGGAAACGGCGGGAAGGGCACGGCAGAAACCCGCCCTGCACCGGCACCGATAGCCCAGCCTCCCGGGGCGAAGCCATCCCTGCAGCCTGTCAATGAGGCGGCGGAAGTCAGGGCGATCACGCGGGGCACGATCCAAGCCTCCATGGAAGTCCTGGCGGGAATCCGTCCCGTCCACCAGCTGGCCCGCCGCCTTGATCCGCGGTGCCTTGCAGCGCTGCAGCATCGTGCAGCCCTGATCAGGCGCGAACTGACCCGGACCGGAAACCCTGCACTGGCCCGGCTCCACCGCAATTCGACGGTCCGCTCCGTCCGGGTGTGCGAGGTGGCCGACGGCATTTACGAGGCAAGTGCCGTAGTGGTGGATGACGTTCGCGCCCGTGCCGTTGCTGTCAGGCTTGAGCGCAGCAAACAGGTATGGCGGATAGTCGAGCTCGTCATCGGTTGA